In one window of Phycisphaerae bacterium DNA:
- a CDS encoding isoleucine--tRNA ligase, which translates to MFAPLPAQFSFPESEERVLEFWERHNIFQRSLDQRREAARFVFYEGPPTANGLPHPGHCLTRAIKDLFPRYQTMCGKLVERKAGWDTHGLPVEVEVCKGIGIHTKEEIEAYGVEKFVRKCIESVFRYTREWEQMTRRLGFWVNLEDAYVTFHQSYVESVWWSLKTLFERGLLYQGHKVVWWWAQGGTALSAGEVGEGYRTVQDPSVYIRFPLVPEKGSRDPGIKGSSEGRPPPHLDPSIPGSLDPSQRVSLLVWTTTPWTLISNHFAAVGPDIDYALMRDKTTNECFYIASPLVADVASKTKHDFEAIGVCKGSDLIGLRYAPPFDCYARTMASQTAACKDGSVQAIAWRVVPADFIDLETGTGIVHIAPAYGEVDFLLLQDERQRFADFDAIPLINAVKPDGNFSAEAPAKYQGRWVKDCDKEIMQELKERGVLYHQATIEHEYPFCPRSEDDPLIQYARQSWFVRTSQFKEEFLKNNDAVNWLPEHIQEGRFGDFLRNNVDWALSRERYWGTPLPIWVCEKTGKMEAIGSYAELLAKPGATDGGVWEQAKREDPTIPDHLRVHKPYIDAWTYDSPFVDQGTGNREQGTATARMRRVPEVIDCWWDAGSMPFAQWGFPHADNSVQTFSKRFPADFISEAIDQTRGWFYGLLAISTLLFKPGSPNAPRAYPMPYKTCIVLGHVMGEDGLKMSKRTKNYKEPTYIFDHYGADAMRWYFFSAQAPWTSVRFQEANIRDAQREFLVRLYNVFSFFNIYANIDGFAIEGTGNRQQGTSWRPAAERSELDRWIISELHRTIRDVRANMDRFENYPAAGRINDFVDGLSNWYVRRSRERFWRGQKDQDKWDAYHTLYGVLWTLSQLIAPFTPFFAETMYQNLINQSHAATEPRSGEGQPISVHLCDYPTADETLIDEGLAQEMDLVRQIVSLGRAARTAAKLKVRQPLARAEIILARREHTEWLQSHSALIAEELNIKQVGFTTEAEQYVTYQIKPDFKAIGPKFGKLAKEVAAALTALEPTAARKALVETGMLTVTVAGQAVHLTEQEVAVRLEAKPGWSAAQGRGGVVVVKTELTPELRDEGLCRELIHQVQELRKSQKLAYEARVALYVTGPAPVLDIAARYANTIQNECLAAIIHHSAPPAGTETQTARIEGHEVTLGIVPA; encoded by the coding sequence CCCCGGGCACTGCCTGACGCGCGCCATCAAGGACCTCTTCCCGCGCTATCAGACCATGTGCGGCAAGCTCGTCGAGCGTAAAGCCGGCTGGGACACCCACGGCCTGCCCGTCGAGGTCGAGGTCTGCAAGGGCATTGGCATCCACACGAAAGAGGAAATCGAGGCCTACGGCGTCGAGAAATTCGTCCGCAAATGCATCGAGAGCGTCTTCCGCTACACCCGCGAATGGGAGCAGATGACCCGCCGGCTCGGGTTCTGGGTGAACCTCGAGGACGCGTACGTCACGTTCCATCAAAGCTATGTCGAGAGCGTGTGGTGGAGCCTGAAGACGCTCTTCGAGCGCGGCCTGCTCTACCAGGGCCACAAGGTCGTCTGGTGGTGGGCCCAGGGCGGCACGGCCCTCTCCGCCGGCGAGGTCGGCGAGGGCTACCGAACGGTGCAGGACCCGTCGGTGTACATCCGGTTCCCGCTGGTGCCGGAGAAGGGATCAAGGGATCCAGGGATCAAGGGGTCGAGCGAAGGCCGCCCACCGCCGCACCTTGATCCCTCGATCCCTGGATCCCTCGATCCCTCTCAGCGCGTTTCGCTCCTTGTCTGGACGACGACGCCCTGGACGCTGATCAGCAACCACTTCGCCGCCGTCGGCCCGGACATCGACTACGCCCTGATGCGCGACAAGACGACCAACGAGTGCTTCTACATCGCCAGCCCGCTGGTTGCCGACGTCGCCAGCAAGACGAAGCACGACTTCGAAGCCATCGGCGTGTGCAAAGGCAGCGACCTGATCGGCCTGCGCTATGCGCCGCCATTCGACTGCTATGCCCGCACGATGGCCAGCCAGACCGCCGCGTGCAAGGACGGCAGCGTGCAAGCCATCGCCTGGCGCGTGGTCCCCGCCGACTTCATCGACCTGGAGACCGGCACGGGCATCGTGCACATCGCGCCGGCGTACGGCGAAGTGGACTTCCTGCTGCTCCAGGACGAGCGGCAGCGGTTCGCCGATTTCGACGCCATCCCGCTGATCAACGCAGTAAAGCCCGACGGCAACTTCAGTGCGGAGGCCCCCGCAAAGTACCAGGGCCGCTGGGTAAAGGACTGCGACAAGGAGATCATGCAGGAGCTGAAAGAGCGCGGCGTCCTGTATCACCAGGCGACGATCGAGCACGAGTACCCCTTCTGCCCGCGGTCGGAAGATGACCCGCTCATCCAGTACGCCCGGCAGAGCTGGTTCGTCCGCACAAGCCAGTTCAAAGAGGAATTTCTCAAGAACAACGACGCGGTCAATTGGCTGCCCGAGCACATCCAGGAAGGCCGCTTCGGCGATTTCCTGCGCAACAACGTGGACTGGGCGCTGTCGCGCGAGCGTTACTGGGGCACGCCGCTGCCGATCTGGGTCTGCGAGAAGACCGGCAAGATGGAAGCAATCGGCTCGTACGCGGAACTGCTGGCCAAGCCCGGCGCCACCGATGGCGGCGTCTGGGAGCAGGCGAAACGCGAAGATCCGACGATCCCCGATCACCTGCGGGTCCACAAGCCGTACATCGACGCGTGGACGTATGACAGCCCGTTTGTGGATCAGGGAACAGGGAACAGGGAACAGGGAACGGCCACCGCCCGCATGCGGCGCGTCCCGGAAGTCATCGACTGCTGGTGGGACGCCGGCAGCATGCCGTTCGCACAGTGGGGTTTCCCGCACGCGGACAACAGCGTGCAGACTTTCTCGAAGCGCTTCCCCGCCGACTTCATCAGCGAGGCTATCGACCAGACGCGCGGCTGGTTCTACGGGCTACTGGCGATCAGTACGCTGCTGTTCAAGCCGGGGTCACCCAATGCTCCGCGCGCGTACCCCATGCCGTACAAGACCTGCATCGTCCTCGGCCACGTCATGGGCGAGGACGGGCTGAAGATGTCGAAGCGGACGAAGAACTACAAGGAGCCGACGTACATCTTCGACCACTACGGCGCAGACGCGATGCGCTGGTACTTCTTCAGCGCGCAGGCCCCCTGGACCTCCGTCCGCTTCCAGGAGGCCAACATCCGCGACGCGCAGCGCGAGTTCCTCGTGCGCCTCTACAACGTCTTCAGCTTCTTCAACATCTACGCGAACATCGACGGCTTTGCGATCGAGGGAACAGGGAACAGGCAACAGGGAACAAGCTGGCGACCCGCCGCCGAGCGCTCCGAGCTCGATCGCTGGATCATCAGCGAGCTGCACCGCACCATCCGCGACGTCCGCGCGAACATGGATCGCTTCGAAAACTACCCCGCCGCCGGCCGGATCAACGATTTCGTCGACGGCCTCTCGAACTGGTACGTCCGCCGCTCGCGCGAGCGCTTCTGGCGCGGCCAGAAAGACCAGGACAAGTGGGACGCGTACCACACGCTCTATGGCGTACTCTGGACGCTCAGCCAGCTCATCGCTCCGTTCACGCCGTTCTTCGCGGAGACGATGTACCAGAACCTCATCAACCAAAGCCACGCAGCCACGGAGCCACGCAGCGGCGAAGGGCAGCCGATCTCCGTTCACCTGTGCGACTACCCGACGGCCGATGAGACGCTCATCGACGAGGGGCTCGCGCAGGAGATGGACCTTGTCCGCCAGATCGTCTCCCTCGGCCGCGCCGCGCGTACGGCCGCGAAGCTCAAGGTCCGCCAGCCGCTCGCCCGGGCCGAGATCATCCTCGCCCGCCGAGAGCATACGGAGTGGCTGCAGTCACATAGCGCACTTATCGCGGAAGAGCTGAACATCAAGCAGGTCGGCTTTACGACCGAGGCCGAGCAGTACGTGACCTACCAGATCAAGCCCGACTTCAAGGCCATCGGCCCGAAGTTCGGCAAGCTCGCCAAAGAGGTCGCTGCCGCCCTCACCGCGCTGGAGCCGACCGCCGCCCGTAAGGCGCTCGTCGAGACCGGCATGCTGACCGTGACCGTCGCAGGCCAGGCCGTGCACCTTACCGAGCAGGAGGTCGCCGTCCGGCTGGAGGCGAAGCCCGGCTGGTCCGCGGCCCAGGGCCGTGGTGGCGTCGTAGTCGTCAAAACCGAACTCACCCCGGAGCTGCGCGACGAGGGGCTGTGCCGTGAGTTGATCCACCAGGTGCAGGAACTGCGCAAGAGCCAGAAACTGGCCTACGAGGCACGCGTCGCCTTATACGTGACTGGCCCGGCGCCCGTGCTGGATATTGCGGCCCGCTATGCGAATACCATCCAGAACGAGTGCCTCGCCGCTATAATCCACCACTCCGCACCGCCCGCCGGCACGGAGACCCAGACGGCGCGGATCGAAGGCCACGAGGTCACGCTCGGCATCGTGCCGGCCTAG
- a CDS encoding PHP domain-containing protein, which produces MSDLLTPLLEYTARRESGQRVCFDQRPGVRIDLHCHSTFSYETLRWLPGLVYHPLCEPEDLYRRAKARGMDYVTITDHDSIDGCLALVDRLGPRADFIFGEEVSARFPEDGTVVHINVFDHNEAQHREIQRLRGNIYDLIPYLRQIDKLYVLNHMTWTSQHRVLTSWQIEAMLELFDVFEGLNGTRSYAHNAFAWHATRDHNKVLVAGSDTHTDRVGTTYTLTEGTTVAEALRNIRAGQVACCGGFGTPEKLREDVWVVLQKNVERRMAEATSRWERFVCRTVQQAGKTLYPLVCLGYHKHQDLLIRGFARALPA; this is translated from the coding sequence ATGAGTGACTTGCTGACGCCCCTTCTCGAATACACTGCCCGCCGTGAAAGCGGGCAGCGCGTGTGTTTTGACCAACGTCCGGGCGTGCGGATCGACCTGCACTGCCACTCGACGTTTTCGTACGAGACCCTGCGCTGGTTGCCCGGCCTCGTCTACCACCCCCTGTGCGAGCCGGAGGATCTCTATCGCCGCGCGAAGGCCCGCGGGATGGACTACGTGACGATCACCGATCACGACTCCATCGACGGCTGCCTCGCCCTGGTGGATCGCCTCGGTCCCCGCGCGGACTTCATCTTCGGCGAAGAGGTTTCCGCCCGCTTCCCCGAGGACGGCACGGTAGTCCACATCAACGTCTTCGATCACAACGAGGCCCAGCACCGCGAAATCCAGCGCCTCCGCGGCAACATCTACGACCTGATCCCGTATCTCCGCCAGATCGACAAGCTCTACGTCCTCAACCACATGACGTGGACGTCGCAGCACCGCGTCCTGACCTCCTGGCAGATCGAAGCCATGCTCGAGCTGTTCGACGTTTTCGAGGGGCTCAACGGCACGCGCAGCTACGCGCACAACGCCTTCGCTTGGCACGCCACCCGCGACCATAACAAGGTCCTCGTCGCCGGCAGCGATACGCATACCGACCGCGTCGGGACCACCTACACGCTGACCGAGGGCACCACCGTGGCCGAAGCGCTGCGAAACATCCGCGCCGGCCAGGTCGCCTGTTGCGGCGGGTTCGGCACCCCGGAGAAGTTGCGCGAAGACGTGTGGGTCGTGCTCCAGAAGAATGTCGAACGCCGCATGGCCGAGGCCACCAGTCGCTGGGAACGGTTCGTCTGTCGCACGGTCCAGCAGGCCGGCAAGACGCTTTATCCGCTGGTGTGCCTGGGGTATCACAAGCACCAGGATCTTCTGATCCGCGGGTTTGCCCGGGCCCTGCCGGCGTAA